A region from the Manihot esculenta cultivar AM560-2 chromosome 13, M.esculenta_v8, whole genome shotgun sequence genome encodes:
- the LOC110629091 gene encoding heavy metal-associated isoprenylated plant protein 47 isoform X2 — protein MTKKMVIKVFMNGNSKTRSKALQIAVSTDGVQSAALGEKDKDQLEVVGVGVDAVKLVASLRKKLAKWPCLTYILPKTKVHAELLDMNDVEEKKKEETKPVDCSYPYIYHHNPNPFYIYI, from the exons ATGACAAAG AAGATGGTGATCAAAGTATTCATGAACGGTAACAGCAAGACTCGCTCCAAGGCCCTGCAAATTGCAGTTAGCACTGATG GAGTGCAATCTGCAGCTCTAGGAGAGAAAGATAAGGACCAGCTAGAGGTGGTAGGAGTAGGAGTGGATGCAGTGAAACTCGTAGCTTCATTGAGAAAGAAGTTGGCGAAATGGCCTTGCTTGACTTATATTTTGCCAAAAACTAAAGTGCACGCAGAGCTTCTAGACATGAACGACGTagaggagaaaaagaaagaggagACTAAACCAGTGGATTGCTCATATCCATATATCTACCACCACAATCCCAACCCTTTCTACATATACATATAG
- the LOC110629091 gene encoding heavy metal-associated isoprenylated plant protein 47 isoform X1 has translation MTKKKMVIKVFMNGNSKTRSKALQIAVSTDGVQSAALGEKDKDQLEVVGVGVDAVKLVASLRKKLAKWPCLTYILPKTKVHAELLDMNDVEEKKKEETKPVDCSYPYIYHHNPNPFYIYI, from the exons ATGACAAAG AAGAAGATGGTGATCAAAGTATTCATGAACGGTAACAGCAAGACTCGCTCCAAGGCCCTGCAAATTGCAGTTAGCACTGATG GAGTGCAATCTGCAGCTCTAGGAGAGAAAGATAAGGACCAGCTAGAGGTGGTAGGAGTAGGAGTGGATGCAGTGAAACTCGTAGCTTCATTGAGAAAGAAGTTGGCGAAATGGCCTTGCTTGACTTATATTTTGCCAAAAACTAAAGTGCACGCAGAGCTTCTAGACATGAACGACGTagaggagaaaaagaaagaggagACTAAACCAGTGGATTGCTCATATCCATATATCTACCACCACAATCCCAACCCTTTCTACATATACATATAG